GTAGATACTTGTGCTGCGGAATTTGCTACCGATACTGCCTACATGTATTCAACTTACGATGAAGAGTGTGAAGCTAAACCGTCGGACAAGAAGAAAATCATGGTACTAGGCGGCGGCCCAAACCGTATCGGCCAAGGTATTGAGTTTGATTACTGTTGTGTGCACGCAGCTTTAGCCATGCGCGAAGACGGTTACGAAACCATTATGGTGAACTGTAACCCTGAGACTGTTTCTACCGACTACGATACTTCTGACCGTTTATACTTTGAGCCGGTAACGCTAGAAGACGTATTAGAAATTGTACGTGTAGAGCAGCCTACTGGTGTAATTGTTCAATACGGTGGCCAAACGCCACTTAAGTTGGCGCGTGAACTAGAAGCCGCTGGTGTACCCATTATTGGCACTTCACCAGATGCAATTGACCGTGCAGAAGACCGCGAACGTTTCCAAGTCGCAGTAGACCGATTGAAGCTTAAACAGCCAGAAAATGACACTGTTTCTACCACTGAAGAAGCGGTTATTTCAGCTGAGCGTATCGGTTACCCATTGGTGGTTCGTCCATCTTATGTATTGGGTGGCCGCGCAATGGAAATTGTTTATGACGAGCAAGATTTACGCCGCTACTTCAAAGAAGCAGTAAGTGTATCTAACGACTCTCCAGTTCTGTTGGATAGCTTCTTAAACGATGCTGTTGAAATCGACATTGATGCTATCTGTGATGGCAAAGACGTAGTGATTGGCGGCATTATGGAGCACATTGAGCAAGCGGGTGTTCACTCTGGTGACTCAGCTTGTTCATTGCCTGCCTATACCTTGAGCCCACAAATTCAAGACCGCATGCGCGAACAAGTGCGCGCTTTAGCTCTTGAACTTGGCGTAATTGGTTTAATGAACACCCAGTTTGCGGTTAAAGACGATGAGATTTACTTAATCGAAGTTAACCCTCGTGCCGCACGTACCGTACCGTTTGTGTCAAAAGCAACTGGTGTGCCTATTGCTAAGGTCGCAGCTCGTGTAATGGCGGGTATTTCTCTAGCCGAGCAGGGCATCACTAAAGAAGTGATTCCTCCATTCTACTCAGTGAAAGAAGTGGTATTGCCATTTAACAAATTCCACGGCGTTGACCCAATCTTAGGCCCAGAAATGCGCTCTACCGGTGAAGTTATGGGTGTAGGTGCAACCTTTGCCGAAGCATATGCTAAAGCAGAGTTGGGCATTGGTAACGATGGCCCTAAAGGTGGTCGAGTACTATTGTCGGTGCGTAATTCAGACAAGAAACGTGTTGCAGAGCTTGCCGCTAAGTTACTTGAACTAGGTTACGAGCTAGACGCTACCCACGGTACGGCAGTAGCATTGGGTGAAGCTGGTATTAACCCGCGCTTAGTGAACAAGGTTCACGAAGGCCGCCCACATATTCTTGACCGTTTGAAAAATGGTGAGTACAGCTACGTAATTAACACCACTGAAGGTCGTCAATCTATCGAAGATTCTCGTCAGTTACGTAGAGCAGCCTTGGCGCAAAAAGTTAACTACACCACCACGCTCAATGGTGCGTTTGCGACTTGTCAGGCGCACAACGCAGACGATCGTGGCACTGTGACCTCTGTTCAAGAATTACATAAACGTATTAGTTAATCGGTGACTACCGTTATAAGCAAAGCGGTGAAGATCTTCACCGCAGCGTAAAATAGCGTTACACTGTTAACATTATTACAAGTAAATTTGGCTGTCATCGACAGCCAAATTTTTTTCTGTTTTTCTAGTTTTGTTGAGTTAAAAAGTATGAAACCAGTTCCTATGACGGTGCGTGGAGAAACGCAATTACGTGAAGAGTTAGAGCATCTAAAAACAGTGGTTCGTCCAAAAATTATCGACGATATTGCGGTAGCTCGTGAGCATGGCGATCTTAAAGAAAACGCTGAATATCACGCTGCACGTGAACAACAAGGTTTTTGTGAAGGGCGTATTCAAGATATCGAAGGCAAGTTAAGTAACGTTCAGGTTATCGACGTAACTAAAATGACCAATAACGGCAAGGTGATTTTTGGTTCTACGGTTACTTTACTAAACCTTGATACAGACAAAGAAGTAACTTACGGCATTGTTGGTGACGATGAAGCCGACATTAAGCAAAATCGCATTTCCGTTAACTCGCCAATTGCGCGCGGGCTTATTGGTAAGAACGTAGAAGACGAAGTCACCGTAGTAACGCCTGGCGGTGAAGTTGAATACGAAATTGTAGCGGTTGAATATATTTAGTTTCAATCACTTTTAAAAACGCAGCTATAGGCTGCGTTTTTTATTGGAGAAGCGTTTTGTTATCTATAGATTACTCAAAGTATGATGCCTTTATTTTTGATATGGATGGCACCTTAGTTGACTCGATGCCAGCACATTTAGCTGCTTGGGGAGAAGCCTTAAACAAGCAGGGCTTACCGGTTTATATCAATTTTGTGGCGGAGCGTGGCGGTATGCCTACGCTGAAAATTGCTGAGCAATACCAGCAACATTATCAAGTGAACATTGATGCAATGCAGTTACTTAATGACAAGCGAACTGGGTTTGATGCCTTATGGCATAAAGTTGAGCGGATCCCGGCTAGCTGCAAGTTACTCGCAGAATATTCGGCCACTAAAAAGCTAGGTTTGGGCACGGGTGCTGAGCGAGTCAATATGGACCGTATCACCAATAACCTTCAACTTACCGAGTATTTTCAAGCGATGGTGTGTGCCGAAGATGTAGTCGCACATAAACCTGAGCCAGATACATTTCTTCAAGTAGCGAAACGCCTAGCTGTTGAACCAAAGCGTTGTTTGGTGTTTGAAGATACGCCATTTGGTATTCAGGCTGCGCATAATGCTGGAATGGATTGTGTGGTCGTGAGAGATTTCCAACTGGCAGAGTTTTTACCTCTGTCTTAGTTAATAGCGTATAAAACTGCCTTGTTTGCATTGCTCTTAGTTATTCTGTTGGCTTATTTTAGATATCCAGATGATTAATTGTAGGTGGGGTTTATGTTTGTTATAGTATAAAAGTTCACCATGGATTGGTTGTTTATTAACTGATTTAGAGGTGGCTTAATGTCTATGCAAGTAAACTCCAACTCGATGTATGCTTATTCTCCTAGAGCTACATCCGCTTCAACTGCTATTTCTAGTACCTCAAATACGCCAAGTTATGGCGATATTGTTGATGAAATTTCAAATGAATATGACCAACTGACGCCAGAAGAGCAACGCAACGCTCGCTTATATGTTGGCGGAGAAATTGAAAACTATCAGCAAAAGCAGCAAGCTGAGGTAGATTCTAAGCGCAACACCGTGGTTGGTGTGTCTGCTGTCAATCATCAGCAAAACCTATTAGATATTTACTATACCAGCTCGACAGGAAACGAAAGTAAAGGCAGTGAGAGTAACCCTGTTAGTTACAAAGCCCTTGAAAGTATTAATAGTAATCTTGAACAACAAAAACAAGTTAACCAGCAGTTGGCGATTGCAGAATTCTATGCCAAGTATGGAGGCGGTTCAGATGCGCAACCAGAACCCTATCAGCCAGTTTCTCTTGCGGTATAGACATAAAAAAAGCGGCTAATGCCGCTTTTTTTATTTTCGTGGTAACTCGATTTTCTTATCTTCGCTAGGACGATAGATAATTAATATATGGCCAATTACTTGAACCTTTACCGCTGAAACCTTATCAACAATGGTATCGGCAATCAGCTGCTTCATTTCACGATCATCGGTAGCAATTTTCACCTTAATCAGTTCATGGTGAGCAATCGCCACTTCTATCTCTGCCAAAATTCCTTCGGTCAATCCATTTGAGCCAAGCATTACCACTGGCTTTAGGTTATGAGCCAAGGATTTCAGGTGCTGTTTTTGTTTGTTGGTTAGTTGCATGAAACTTTCTGCTTACTCGGGGTTGAAAAAAGCACATTCTAGCGCCATCTAATCACTAATACTATTTTATAATCATGATACCGTGCGGTTTTGTAACTATAGTGGAAACTATTTGTGACCAATAAAAAACATACTGCCAGCTCTAAACGCTGGTTAACTGAACATTTTGATGACCACTATGTGCAAAAAGCCCAAAAGCTTGGCTTGCGTTCAAGAGCGGTATTTAAAATTGAAGAAATTCAAAATAAAGATAAGTTACTCAAACCAGGCATGACTGTCGTAGACCTTGGTGCTGCTCCTGGTGGATGGTCGCAATACTGCGTCGAGCAAGTTGGTTTAGATGGGCACGTCATCGCTTGTGACATTCTACCAATGGACCCTATTGCCGGAGTTGACTTTCTTTGTGGTGATTTTCGCGAAGAAGAAGTGCTAAATGCTTTACTTGAGCGAGTGGGTGAAAAGAAAGTTGATGTTGTACTGTCTGATATGGCACCAAACATGAGTGGTAACAATAATGTTGACCAATCACGTGCAATGTATTTAGTTGAACTAGCATTAGATATGTGTCGTGAAGTATTAGCACCAAAAGGCAGTTTTGCGGTTAAGGTATTTCAAGGCGAAGGCTTTGATCAATATCTGCAGCAAGTACGTTCTATGTTTACCAGTGTGAAAACTCGTAAGCCAGATTCTTCTAGGGCTCGCTCTCGAGAAGTCTATATAGTGGCTAGTGGCTTTAAACTATAGTACGCTAGATAATAATTCTTATTTAAAAATAACCGGTGAGGTTTTCGTCTTGAGTGACATGGCAAAAAATCTGATTCTGTGGCTGGTAATAGCTGTGGTTTTGATGTCTGTATTCCAAAGCTTTAGCCCTGATTCAAGCAGTGGTCGGCAAATGGACTATTCCACCTTTGTAAAGGAAGTGAATCAAGAACAGATCCGCGAAGTGCGTATTAGTGGGCAAGATGTTAAAGGCATCAAGCGTACTGGTGAGCAATTTAGCACTATTATTCCCTTGCACGATAAAGACCTACTTAATGATCTTATCAACCACAATGTAAAGGTATTGGGTGAGCAACCAGAAGAGCAGGGGCTATTAACCTCTATCTTCATTTCTTGGTTCCCGATGCTATTGCTAATCGGTGTATGGATATTCTTCATGCGTCAAATGCAAGGCGGTGGTGGTAAAGGCGCGATGTCTTTTGGTAAGAGTAAAGCACGCTTAATGAGCGAAGACCAAATTAAAACCACTTTTGCTGACGTAGCAGGTTGTGATGAAGCTAAAGAAGAAGTAGGTGAATTAGTAGATTACTTACGTGACCCTACCCGATTCCAAAAGCTTGGCGGCAAAATTCCAACTGGCGTATTAATGGTTGGTCCTCCAGGTACTGGTAAAACGCTGTTGGCTAAAGCCATTGCTGGAGAAGCAAAAGTACCATTCTTTACTATTTCTGGTTCAGACTTCGTAGAAATGTTCGTGGGTGTTGGTGCATCGCGTGTACGTGACATGTTCGAACAAGCTAAGAAATCAGCACCATGTATTATCTTTATTGATGAAATTGATGCCGTAGGTCGCCAACGTGGCGCGGGTTTAGGTGGTGGACACGATGAGCGTGAACAAACCTTAAATCAAATGCTGGTTGAAATGGACGGGTTTGAAGGTAACGAAGGTATTATTGTTATTGCTGCCACTAACCGCCCTGATGTATTAGACCCTGCATTGCTGCGTCCTGGACGTTTTGACCGCCAAGTTACGGTTGGCCTTCCAGACATTCGTGGCCGAGAGCAAATCCTTAAAGTACACATGCGTAAAGTTCCTTTAGGTGATGGTGTAGATGCGGGCGTAATCGCACGTGGTACGCCAGGCTTCTCTGGAGCTGACTTAGCTAACTTGGTGAACGAAGCTGCCTTGTTTGCTGCTCGCGGTAGCAAGCGCACCGTTTCGATGGAAGAATTTGAAAAAGCTAAAGACAAGATCATGATGGGCGCTGAGCGTAAATCGATGGTTATGACCGAAGCTGAAAAAGAGATGACTGCTTACCACGAAGCAGGTCATGCAATTGTAGGTCGTTTAGTACCAGAGCATGATCCTGTATATAAAGTGAGTATTATTCCGCGTGGTCGCGCTTTAGGTGTAACAATGTACTTGCCTGAGCAAGACAGAGTGAGCCATAGCAAACAGCAT
The Agarivorans aestuarii DNA segment above includes these coding regions:
- the ftsH gene encoding ATP-dependent zinc metalloprotease FtsH, which produces MSDMAKNLILWLVIAVVLMSVFQSFSPDSSSGRQMDYSTFVKEVNQEQIREVRISGQDVKGIKRTGEQFSTIIPLHDKDLLNDLINHNVKVLGEQPEEQGLLTSIFISWFPMLLLIGVWIFFMRQMQGGGGKGAMSFGKSKARLMSEDQIKTTFADVAGCDEAKEEVGELVDYLRDPTRFQKLGGKIPTGVLMVGPPGTGKTLLAKAIAGEAKVPFFTISGSDFVEMFVGVGASRVRDMFEQAKKSAPCIIFIDEIDAVGRQRGAGLGGGHDEREQTLNQMLVEMDGFEGNEGIIVIAATNRPDVLDPALLRPGRFDRQVTVGLPDIRGREQILKVHMRKVPLGDGVDAGVIARGTPGFSGADLANLVNEAALFAARGSKRTVSMEEFEKAKDKIMMGAERKSMVMTEAEKEMTAYHEAGHAIVGRLVPEHDPVYKVSIIPRGRALGVTMYLPEQDRVSHSKQHLESMISSLYGGRLAERIIYGDEKVSTGASNDIERATEIARKMVTQWGLSESMGPLLYADEEGEVFLGRSAAKTKHMSDDTAKAIDLEIRSVIDRNYQRAESLLTENMDILHTMKDALMKYETIDARQIDDLMERKTPRPPADWDDSDKPTPPESNDKGDEAKADAAKTDAPEPPKTIGEDPAQ
- the yhbY gene encoding ribosome assembly RNA-binding protein YhbY, with the protein product MQLTNKQKQHLKSLAHNLKPVVMLGSNGLTEGILAEIEVAIAHHELIKVKIATDDREMKQLIADTIVDKVSAVKVQVIGHILIIYRPSEDKKIELPRK
- a CDS encoding HAD family hydrolase; this encodes MLSIDYSKYDAFIFDMDGTLVDSMPAHLAAWGEALNKQGLPVYINFVAERGGMPTLKIAEQYQQHYQVNIDAMQLLNDKRTGFDALWHKVERIPASCKLLAEYSATKKLGLGTGAERVNMDRITNNLQLTEYFQAMVCAEDVVAHKPEPDTFLQVAKRLAVEPKRCLVFEDTPFGIQAAHNAGMDCVVVRDFQLAEFLPLS
- the rlmE gene encoding 23S rRNA (uridine(2552)-2'-O)-methyltransferase RlmE, which codes for MTNKKHTASSKRWLTEHFDDHYVQKAQKLGLRSRAVFKIEEIQNKDKLLKPGMTVVDLGAAPGGWSQYCVEQVGLDGHVIACDILPMDPIAGVDFLCGDFREEEVLNALLERVGEKKVDVVLSDMAPNMSGNNNVDQSRAMYLVELALDMCREVLAPKGSFAVKVFQGEGFDQYLQQVRSMFTSVKTRKPDSSRARSREVYIVASGFKL
- the greA gene encoding transcription elongation factor GreA encodes the protein MKPVPMTVRGETQLREELEHLKTVVRPKIIDDIAVAREHGDLKENAEYHAAREQQGFCEGRIQDIEGKLSNVQVIDVTKMTNNGKVIFGSTVTLLNLDTDKEVTYGIVGDDEADIKQNRISVNSPIARGLIGKNVEDEVTVVTPGGEVEYEIVAVEYI
- the carB gene encoding carbamoyl-phosphate synthase large subunit; translated protein: MPKRSDIKSILILGAGPIVIGQACEFDYSGAQACKALREEGYRVILVNSNPATIMTDPEMADATYIEPIHWEVVERIIEKERPDAVLPTMGGQTALNCALELESKGVLAKYNVEMIGATADAIDKAEDRNRFDQAMKSIGLACPNAGIAHTMEEAYGVLEEVGFPCIIRPSFTMGGTGGGIAYNKEEFDEICARGLDLSPTSELLIDESLIGWKEYEMEVVRDKNDNCIIVCAIENFDPMGVHTGDSITVAPAQTLSDKEYQLMRNASLAVLREIGVETGGSNVQFGICPNTGRMVIIEMNPRVSRSSALASKATGFPIAKIAAKLAVGFTLDELQNDITGGRTPASFEPSIDYVVTKIPRFNFEKFAGANDRLTTQMKSVGEVMAIGRNQQESLQKALRGLEVGVDGFDPIVDLNAPDAMETIRHELQNVGCDRIWYIADAFRAGMSVEDVFSLTNIDRWFLVQIEDIVLLELQVAKDGVASLDEATMRKLKRKGFADARLAKLTGVSEKELRKLRHRLEVLPVYKRVDTCAAEFATDTAYMYSTYDEECEAKPSDKKKIMVLGGGPNRIGQGIEFDYCCVHAALAMREDGYETIMVNCNPETVSTDYDTSDRLYFEPVTLEDVLEIVRVEQPTGVIVQYGGQTPLKLARELEAAGVPIIGTSPDAIDRAEDRERFQVAVDRLKLKQPENDTVSTTEEAVISAERIGYPLVVRPSYVLGGRAMEIVYDEQDLRRYFKEAVSVSNDSPVLLDSFLNDAVEIDIDAICDGKDVVIGGIMEHIEQAGVHSGDSACSLPAYTLSPQIQDRMREQVRALALELGVIGLMNTQFAVKDDEIYLIEVNPRAARTVPFVSKATGVPIAKVAARVMAGISLAEQGITKEVIPPFYSVKEVVLPFNKFHGVDPILGPEMRSTGEVMGVGATFAEAYAKAELGIGNDGPKGGRVLLSVRNSDKKRVAELAAKLLELGYELDATHGTAVALGEAGINPRLVNKVHEGRPHILDRLKNGEYSYVINTTEGRQSIEDSRQLRRAALAQKVNYTTTLNGAFATCQAHNADDRGTVTSVQELHKRIS